A region from the Hypericibacter adhaerens genome encodes:
- a CDS encoding DMT family transporter: MNAGSKGPVGHDGLANAPLRGVLLMVATVAAFSAQDASLKWLSAGYSFWQIMFFGRALAVPLALALAMRSGGLRQIKSRRILGHGTRAILMIVTMLCFVYALKHLPIADTIAIGFAAPLFMTALSVILLKEKVGPRRWAAVLIGFGGVTIILQPSGAGFGLAALSALGSALTYALLFITSRKLTATESGPCLIFWNSFAMLVCAGIGMLWDFRLPTDIDIWVFVATAIFGALGQLLMTEAFRYGEVSLLAPIEYSALIWATLYGWLIWSELPSLTVIAGAAIIIASSGYILHRETRVKKAAALPVPVAGAGPIDS; encoded by the coding sequence ATGAATGCCGGCAGCAAGGGCCCGGTCGGGCATGACGGCCTCGCCAACGCCCCCTTGCGCGGCGTGCTGCTGATGGTCGCGACCGTGGCCGCCTTCTCGGCCCAGGACGCGTCGCTGAAATGGCTCAGCGCCGGCTACAGCTTCTGGCAGATCATGTTCTTCGGCCGCGCGCTCGCCGTGCCGCTGGCGCTGGCTCTCGCGATGCGCAGCGGCGGCCTCCGCCAGATCAAGAGCCGCCGGATCCTGGGACATGGCACGCGCGCGATCCTGATGATCGTGACCATGCTCTGCTTCGTCTATGCGCTGAAGCATCTGCCGATCGCCGACACGATCGCGATCGGCTTCGCCGCCCCCCTCTTCATGACGGCGCTCTCGGTCATCCTGCTCAAGGAGAAGGTGGGTCCCCGCCGCTGGGCCGCGGTCCTCATCGGCTTCGGCGGCGTCACCATCATTCTGCAGCCCTCGGGCGCGGGGTTCGGCCTCGCCGCCCTGTCGGCTCTCGGTTCCGCGCTCACCTACGCGCTCCTCTTCATCACCTCGCGCAAGCTGACCGCGACCGAGAGCGGGCCCTGCCTGATCTTCTGGAACTCCTTCGCCATGCTGGTCTGCGCCGGGATCGGCATGCTGTGGGATTTCCGGCTGCCGACGGATATCGATATCTGGGTCTTCGTGGCCACCGCCATCTTCGGCGCGCTGGGCCAGTTGCTGATGACCGAGGCCTTCCGCTATGGCGAGGTCTCGCTGCTGGCGCCGATCGAATACAGCGCGCTGATCTGGGCGACGCTCTATGGCTGGCTGATCTGGAGCGAGCTGCCTTCGTTGACCGTCATCGCGGGCGCGGCGATCATCATCGCCAGCAGCGGCTATATCCTGCATCGGGAGACGCGTGTGAAGAAGGCGGCGGCCCTCCCCGTGCCGGTCGCCGGCGCGGGACCGATCGACAGCTGA
- a CDS encoding DMT family transporter, producing the protein MSSSATAGPVGLRHQPGRGILYMASAVFCLTLLDAGVKWLTDDYSPFQIAFLRYVVGIVFAIGISTRAGGIGTLKTLRPGGHALRSLFNIGTMLTFYYALGMLPLADTMAITYAGPLFMTLLSVVLLREKVGPRRWAAVMIGFVGVLVILQPSGTGFNWAAVLALSSAFLYALTLITSRQLSATEPSHTILFYYSVGVLIVTGATMPWLWVTPTWNDLWVFLLVGVTGSVGQFFLNQAFRYSEVSLVAPIDYTGLVWATLFGWALWNQLPSLTVIAGSLIVVGSTLYIVNRERKRRASQGQPA; encoded by the coding sequence ATGAGCAGCAGTGCGACGGCGGGACCGGTGGGGCTGCGCCACCAGCCGGGCCGCGGCATCCTCTATATGGCGAGCGCGGTCTTCTGCCTGACGCTGCTCGATGCCGGCGTGAAGTGGCTGACCGACGATTACAGCCCCTTCCAGATCGCCTTCCTGCGCTACGTAGTGGGGATCGTCTTCGCGATCGGCATCTCGACCCGCGCGGGCGGGATCGGCACGCTGAAGACGCTGCGGCCGGGCGGCCATGCCCTGCGCTCGCTCTTCAATATCGGCACGATGCTGACCTTCTACTACGCGCTGGGGATGCTGCCGCTCGCCGACACCATGGCGATCACCTATGCCGGACCCCTGTTCATGACCCTGCTGTCGGTGGTGCTGCTGCGCGAGAAGGTCGGGCCGCGGCGCTGGGCCGCGGTCATGATCGGCTTCGTCGGCGTGCTGGTGATCCTCCAGCCCTCGGGCACCGGCTTCAACTGGGCGGCGGTGCTGGCCCTCAGCTCGGCCTTCCTCTATGCGCTGACGCTCATCACCTCGCGCCAGCTCAGCGCGACCGAGCCCAGCCACACGATCCTCTTCTACTACTCGGTCGGCGTCCTGATCGTCACCGGCGCCACCATGCCCTGGCTCTGGGTGACTCCGACCTGGAACGATCTCTGGGTCTTCCTCCTGGTCGGCGTCACGGGCAGCGTCGGGCAGTTCTTCCTCAACCAGGCCTTCCGCTACAGCGAAGTCTCGCTGGTGGCCCCGATCGACTATACGGGACTGGTCTGGGCCACGCTGTTCGGCTGGGCGCTGTGGAACCAGCTGCCGAGCCTCACCGTGATCGCGGGCTCCCTCATCGTCGTCGGCAGCACGCTCTATATCGTCAACCGCGAACGCAAGCGGCGCGCCTCGCAGGGCCAGCCGGCATGA
- a CDS encoding molybdopterin oxidoreductase family protein, with amino-acid sequence MPLDLLPSVCPHDCPSTCALEVERLDHHKIGRVRGAAGQSYTAGVVCSKVARYAERHNHPDRLTQPLLRTGAKGEGRSAFAPISWSEALDRVAEKFLEAERRHGPEAVWPYFYAGTMGLVQRDGIQRLRHTKRYSGQLSTICVMLSDTGWVAGVGEKRGVDAREIAESDLVVVWGGNPVSTQVNVMTHITRARKERGAKLVVVDPYRTPTAQVADIHLMPRPGTDGALACAVMHELFRQGLVDRDYMARYTDCPAELETHVKARSPEWAAAITGVPADEIRAFAELYGRTQRSFIRLGYGFSRSRNGAANMHAVSCLPAITGAWRYKGGGALYSNAGFYGLDKTMIEGLDRRDPKVRILDQSRIGPVLTGDKRDLGEGPPITAMLIQNTNPMVVCPEGLKVRQGFLRDDLFVCVHEQFMTETAAMADIVLPATTFLEHDDIYLAGGHTYLQIARKIVEPLAEAKPNHYVICELAKRVGAEHPGFALSEWELIDQMLKASGKPSADALYAGRWHDCALPFEDAHFLTGFPQPGGRFRFKPDWKGMGPWHQGMPELPDHPQMIEEATAEHPFRLVAAPARTFLNSTFTETPGSRQREQRPTALLHPVDCERLALKEGDRVRLGNRRGSVVVHARPFDGLQPGVVIVEGIWPNGAFEEGQGINALIGADPGPPRGGACFHDTAVWVRAA; translated from the coding sequence ATGCCCCTCGATCTTCTTCCCTCGGTCTGTCCCCACGACTGCCCGTCGACCTGCGCGCTCGAGGTCGAGCGCCTCGACCATCACAAGATCGGCCGGGTGCGCGGCGCCGCGGGTCAGAGCTACACCGCGGGCGTGGTCTGCTCGAAGGTCGCCCGCTATGCGGAACGCCATAATCATCCCGACCGCCTGACCCAGCCGCTGCTGCGGACGGGGGCCAAGGGCGAGGGACGCTCGGCTTTCGCGCCGATCTCCTGGTCCGAGGCGCTGGACCGGGTCGCCGAGAAGTTCCTCGAGGCCGAGCGCCGCCATGGCCCCGAGGCGGTCTGGCCCTATTTCTATGCCGGCACGATGGGGCTGGTGCAGCGTGACGGGATCCAGCGCCTGCGCCACACGAAGCGCTATTCGGGTCAGCTCTCGACCATCTGCGTCATGCTCTCCGACACGGGCTGGGTGGCGGGCGTCGGCGAGAAGCGCGGCGTCGATGCGCGCGAGATCGCGGAATCCGACCTGGTCGTGGTCTGGGGCGGCAATCCGGTCTCGACCCAGGTCAATGTGATGACCCACATCACCCGCGCCCGCAAGGAACGCGGCGCCAAGCTGGTGGTGGTGGATCCCTATCGCACGCCCACGGCCCAGGTGGCCGACATCCATCTGATGCCGCGCCCCGGCACCGATGGCGCGCTCGCCTGCGCCGTGATGCATGAGCTGTTCCGCCAGGGTTTGGTCGATCGCGATTATATGGCGCGCTATACCGACTGCCCGGCGGAGCTCGAGACCCATGTCAAGGCGCGCTCGCCGGAATGGGCTGCCGCCATCACCGGCGTGCCCGCCGACGAGATTCGCGCCTTCGCCGAGCTCTATGGCCGCACGCAGCGCAGCTTCATCCGCCTGGGCTACGGCTTCTCGCGCTCGCGCAACGGCGCGGCCAACATGCATGCGGTGAGCTGCCTGCCGGCCATCACCGGCGCCTGGCGATACAAGGGCGGCGGCGCGCTCTACTCGAACGCGGGCTTCTACGGCCTCGACAAGACGATGATCGAGGGACTGGATCGCCGCGATCCCAAGGTGCGCATCCTCGACCAGTCGCGCATCGGCCCGGTGCTGACGGGCGACAAGCGGGACCTGGGCGAGGGGCCGCCGATCACGGCGATGCTGATCCAGAACACCAACCCGATGGTGGTCTGCCCCGAGGGGCTCAAGGTGCGCCAGGGCTTCCTGCGCGACGATCTCTTCGTCTGCGTGCATGAGCAGTTCATGACCGAAACGGCGGCCATGGCCGATATCGTGCTGCCGGCGACCACCTTCCTCGAGCATGACGACATCTATCTCGCCGGCGGCCACACCTATCTGCAGATCGCGCGCAAGATCGTCGAGCCGCTGGCCGAGGCGAAGCCCAACCACTATGTCATCTGCGAGCTGGCCAAGCGGGTCGGTGCCGAGCATCCGGGCTTCGCCCTGAGCGAGTGGGAGCTGATCGACCAGATGCTGAAGGCGTCCGGCAAGCCCTCGGCCGACGCGCTTTATGCCGGGCGCTGGCATGATTGCGCGCTGCCGTTCGAGGACGCTCACTTCCTCACCGGCTTCCCCCAGCCCGGTGGACGGTTCCGCTTCAAGCCCGACTGGAAGGGCATGGGGCCGTGGCACCAGGGCATGCCCGAGCTTCCCGATCATCCGCAGATGATCGAAGAGGCCACCGCGGAACATCCGTTCCGGCTGGTGGCGGCACCTGCCCGGACCTTCCTCAATTCCACCTTCACCGAGACGCCCGGCTCCCGGCAGCGCGAGCAGCGCCCCACCGCGTTGCTGCATCCGGTCGATTGCGAGCGGCTGGCGCTGAAGGAGGGAGACCGCGTCCGGCTCGGCAACCGGCGCGGCTCGGTCGTGGTCCACGCCAGGCCGTTCGACGGCCTGCAGCCCGGCGTGGTGATCGTCGAGGGCATCTGGCCCAACGGCGCCTTCGAGGAGGGGCAGGGGATCAACGCGCTGATCGGCGCCGATCCGGGCCCGCCGCGGGGCGGCGCCTGCTTCCACGACACCGCGGTCTGGGTCCGCGCGGCATGA
- a CDS encoding division plane positioning ATPase MipZ: protein MIIVGGPQGTAGRRFRRPHVVVLGNEKGGSGKSTTAMHLIVALLREGYKVGSLDLDARQGSLSRFIANRAENGLDLPAPRHVRLEQSALDSVAAAREEEKQRFDAVMAQMADCDFIVIDTPGSDSNLSRLGHARADTLVTPLNDSFLDLDLLARVDGQGQKIRGPSTYAEMVWEQKKRRALADGGSIDWIVMRNRLASLDARNKRRIGKLVEELARRIGFRLAPGFSERVVFRELFPRGLTLLDLADAGTSLTLSHVAARQELRGLLDAIGLPKPEEGAPVERRWTEPVPVPNS, encoded by the coding sequence ATGATCATCGTCGGAGGACCGCAAGGAACGGCCGGCCGGCGCTTCCGGCGCCCGCATGTGGTGGTGCTGGGCAACGAGAAGGGCGGCTCGGGCAAATCCACCACGGCGATGCATCTGATCGTGGCGCTGCTGCGCGAGGGCTACAAGGTCGGCAGCCTCGATCTCGATGCGCGCCAGGGCAGCCTCAGCCGCTTCATCGCCAACCGGGCCGAGAACGGGCTCGACCTGCCGGCGCCGCGGCATGTGCGGCTGGAACAGTCCGCGCTCGATTCCGTCGCGGCCGCGCGCGAGGAGGAGAAGCAGCGCTTCGACGCCGTCATGGCCCAGATGGCCGATTGCGATTTCATCGTGATCGACACGCCCGGCAGCGACAGCAATCTGTCGCGGCTCGGCCATGCCCGCGCCGACACGCTGGTGACGCCGCTCAATGACAGCTTCCTCGATCTCGATCTCCTGGCGCGCGTCGACGGCCAGGGTCAGAAGATCCGCGGCCCCAGCACCTATGCGGAGATGGTCTGGGAGCAGAAGAAGCGCCGCGCGCTCGCCGATGGCGGCTCCATCGACTGGATCGTCATGCGCAACCGCCTGGCCAGCCTCGATGCCCGCAACAAGCGGCGCATCGGCAAGCTGGTCGAGGAGCTGGCGCGCCGGATCGGCTTCCGCCTGGCGCCGGGCTTCAGCGAGCGCGTGGTGTTCCGCGAGCTGTTCCCCCGCGGACTGACCCTGCTCGACCTGGCCGATGCCGGCACCAGCCTGACGCTCTCCCATGTGGCGGCGCGCCAGGAATTGCGCGGCCTTCTCGACGCGATCGGCCTGCCCAAGCCGGAAGAGGGCGCTCCGGTGGAGAGACGCTGGACAGAACCGGTCCCTGTCCCCAATTCTTGA
- a CDS encoding VWA domain-containing protein has protein sequence MASSRDKLPTDKPTNASGQDVAAFLAKLAAVPSPRKDGVRGRLLFGMDATASRQPTWDRACHIQAEMFTAAAGLGGLDIQLAYYRGFGEFKATPWLSDGATLQRLMGVVACLGGKTQIAKLLRHALVETKAKRINAVVFIGDAMEEDGDALCHQAGELGLLGVPLFMFHERGEPVAAETFRQMATLSGGAYCPFDAHSADALRDLLRAVAVFATGGRAALEDHSRRERGAALLLTRQLNR, from the coding sequence ATGGCGTCGTCTCGAGACAAGCTGCCGACGGACAAGCCGACCAACGCCTCGGGGCAGGACGTGGCCGCGTTCCTGGCCAAGCTCGCAGCCGTGCCGTCGCCGCGCAAGGACGGCGTCCGGGGCCGGCTCCTGTTCGGCATGGATGCGACGGCGAGCCGCCAGCCGACCTGGGACCGGGCCTGCCATATCCAGGCGGAGATGTTCACCGCCGCAGCGGGCCTCGGCGGGCTCGACATCCAGCTCGCCTATTACCGGGGCTTCGGCGAATTCAAGGCCACGCCCTGGCTGTCGGACGGCGCCACCCTGCAACGGCTGATGGGCGTCGTCGCCTGCCTCGGCGGCAAGACCCAGATCGCCAAGCTGCTGCGCCACGCCCTCGTCGAGACCAAGGCGAAACGCATCAACGCCGTCGTCTTCATCGGCGATGCCATGGAAGAGGATGGCGACGCGCTCTGCCACCAGGCGGGCGAACTCGGCTTGCTGGGCGTGCCGCTCTTCATGTTCCACGAACGCGGCGAGCCGGTGGCGGCCGAGACCTTCCGGCAGATGGCGACGCTCTCCGGCGGCGCCTATTGCCCCTTCGACGCCCACAGCGCCGATGCCTTGCGCGACCTGCTGCGGGCGGTCGCCGTCTTCGCGACCGGCGGCCGCGCGGCGCTCGAGGATCATTCGCGGCGCGAACGCGGCGCCGCGCTCCTGCTCACGCGTCAACTGAATCGTTGA
- a CDS encoding DnaJ domain-containing protein, giving the protein MIAYFFLGVVLLAMLLLLIKSAASVDAALLARLFKGFAIAFVVAGVAYLVIAGRAGIIAVALPIVVPFLLLWLRRRAATGSGGGWEARRPSGSGRSDVETAFFAMSLDHGSGRLDGWIKKTRFAGRRLSELLRDELVELRREVAGDPDSVSVLEAFLDRTQGPDWRGAGQAGPEGAAAGAGTGSGGGSGAMTREEAYEVLGLKPGAKESEIRDAHHRLMKKLHPDQGGSDYLAARVNRARDILLGT; this is encoded by the coding sequence ATGATCGCATATTTCTTTCTGGGCGTGGTCCTGCTGGCGATGCTGTTGCTGCTGATCAAATCGGCGGCCAGCGTCGACGCCGCCCTGCTGGCGCGGCTGTTCAAGGGTTTCGCGATCGCTTTCGTGGTGGCCGGCGTCGCCTATCTCGTCATCGCCGGCCGGGCCGGCATCATCGCCGTGGCACTCCCCATCGTCGTGCCGTTCCTGCTGCTCTGGCTGCGCCGGCGAGCCGCCACGGGCAGCGGGGGCGGATGGGAGGCGCGGCGCCCCAGCGGCAGCGGGCGCTCCGATGTCGAGACCGCCTTCTTCGCCATGAGCCTCGATCACGGCTCGGGTCGGCTCGATGGCTGGATCAAGAAGACGAGGTTCGCGGGTCGGCGCCTGAGCGAGCTGCTGCGCGACGAGCTCGTCGAGCTGCGGCGCGAGGTGGCCGGCGATCCCGATTCCGTCTCGGTCCTCGAGGCCTTCCTCGACCGCACCCAGGGGCCCGATTGGCGCGGCGCCGGGCAGGCCGGACCGGAAGGCGCCGCTGCGGGCGCCGGGACAGGGAGCGGCGGCGGCAGCGGAGCCATGACGCGCGAGGAGGCTTACGAGGTGCTGGGCCTCAAGCCGGGCGCCAAGGAGTCCGAGATCCGCGACGCGCATCATCGCCTGATGAAGAAGCTGCATCCCGACCAGGGCGGCTCCGACTATCTGGCGGCCCGGGTGAACCGCGCCCGCGACATCTTGCTCGGCACCTGA
- the galU gene encoding UTP--glucose-1-phosphate uridylyltransferase GalU has translation MSKQRVRKAIFPVGGLGVRFLPATKAMPKEMLPVVDKPLIQYAVEEAKAAGIEQFIFVTSRGKSAIEDHFDLSFELQATLTERAKKKELALLEEMRLQPGQVAYVRQQEPLGLGHAVWCARHMIQDEPVAVLLADDLVKAATPCLKQMVEAQAEVGGNIIAVMDVAPSQTDKYGVVKPGATKGRLVEVQGLVEKPAPSAAPSTLAVIGRYILQPELFGFLARHERGAGNEIQLTDAMAKMIGKTPFHGYRFEGTRFDCGDKAGFVEATLAYALEHETVGKATREMLRRLAQNLS, from the coding sequence ATGTCAAAACAAAGAGTTCGTAAGGCCATTTTTCCCGTTGGCGGGCTCGGGGTCCGGTTTTTGCCGGCCACCAAGGCGATGCCCAAGGAGATGCTGCCGGTCGTCGACAAGCCGCTGATCCAGTATGCGGTGGAGGAGGCCAAGGCGGCCGGCATCGAGCAGTTCATCTTCGTCACCAGCCGTGGCAAGAGCGCGATCGAGGATCATTTCGATCTCTCCTTCGAGCTGCAGGCGACCCTGACCGAGCGGGCCAAAAAGAAGGAGCTGGCGCTCCTCGAGGAGATGCGGCTGCAGCCCGGCCAGGTGGCCTATGTGCGCCAGCAGGAGCCGCTGGGGCTGGGCCATGCCGTCTGGTGCGCCCGCCACATGATCCAGGACGAGCCGGTGGCCGTGCTCCTGGCCGACGATCTGGTGAAGGCGGCGACGCCCTGCCTCAAGCAGATGGTCGAGGCCCAGGCCGAGGTCGGCGGCAACATCATCGCCGTGATGGATGTGGCGCCGTCCCAGACCGACAAATACGGGGTGGTGAAGCCGGGTGCCACCAAGGGCCGGCTCGTGGAGGTGCAGGGGCTGGTCGAGAAGCCGGCGCCGTCGGCGGCGCCCTCGACGCTCGCGGTCATCGGCCGCTACATCCTGCAGCCCGAGCTGTTCGGGTTCCTGGCACGCCATGAGCGCGGCGCCGGCAACGAGATTCAGCTCACCGATGCCATGGCCAAGATGATCGGCAAGACGCCGTTCCACGGCTACCGGTTCGAGGGCACGCGATTCGATTGCGGCGACAAGGCCGGTTTCGTCGAGGCGACGCTGGCCTATGCGCTGGAGCATGAGACGGTCGGCAAGGCCACGCGCGAGATGCTGCGCCGGCTGGCCCAGAACTTGAGCTGA
- a CDS encoding UDP-glucose dehydrogenase family protein — translation MKVVMIGAGYVGLVSGACFSEFGVEVACVDKDANRIRELTEGRIPIYEPGLEDLVRDNGKAGRLTFSTDLASAMVGAEAVFIAVGTPSRRGDGHADMSYVFQAAREIAASLDGYTVIVTKSTVPVGTGRRVSEIIRDIRPDAEFDVVSNPEFLREGSAINDFMRPDRIVIGAETERARAVMRRLYRPLYLIETPMVFTGLETSELIKYAANSFLATKITFINEIADLCEKVGADVHDVARGIGLDGRIGRKFLHPGPGYGGSCFPKDTLALVRTAQEADAPLRIIETVVASNDARKAAMVGRVLSACGGNVRGKAIAVLGLTFKPNTDDMRDSPSLMILPRLLEQGAKVRAFDPEGMNEARKLMPEVEYCGSAEEAMAGADCLLLLTEWNEFRALDPRRIKAILGKPVVVDLRNVYNPAEMRGAGLTYTSIGRPNGHPTEPA, via the coding sequence ATGAAGGTCGTCATGATCGGTGCCGGCTATGTCGGCCTGGTGTCCGGTGCCTGCTTCTCGGAGTTCGGCGTCGAGGTCGCCTGCGTCGACAAGGATGCGAACCGCATCCGCGAGCTGACCGAGGGCCGCATCCCCATCTACGAGCCGGGTCTCGAGGATCTGGTGCGCGACAACGGCAAGGCCGGCCGGCTGACCTTCTCGACCGACCTGGCCTCGGCCATGGTTGGCGCCGAGGCCGTCTTCATCGCGGTCGGCACGCCCTCGCGGCGCGGCGACGGTCATGCGGACATGAGCTACGTCTTCCAGGCGGCGCGCGAGATCGCGGCGTCGCTCGACGGCTATACCGTGATCGTCACCAAATCGACCGTGCCGGTCGGCACCGGACGGCGGGTGTCCGAGATCATCCGCGATATCCGCCCCGACGCCGAGTTCGACGTGGTGTCCAATCCGGAGTTCCTGCGCGAAGGCTCGGCGATCAACGATTTCATGCGGCCCGACCGGATCGTGATCGGCGCGGAGACGGAACGCGCGCGCGCCGTCATGCGCCGGCTCTACCGGCCGCTCTACCTGATCGAGACGCCGATGGTCTTCACCGGGCTCGAGACCTCGGAGCTGATCAAATACGCCGCCAACAGCTTCCTCGCGACCAAGATCACCTTCATCAACGAGATCGCCGATCTCTGCGAGAAGGTCGGCGCCGACGTGCATGACGTGGCGCGCGGCATCGGGCTCGACGGCCGCATCGGCCGCAAGTTCCTGCATCCCGGCCCCGGCTATGGCGGCTCCTGCTTCCCGAAGGACACCTTGGCCCTCGTGCGCACGGCGCAGGAGGCCGACGCGCCGTTGCGGATCATCGAGACGGTGGTCGCCTCGAATGACGCGCGAAAGGCCGCGATGGTGGGGCGCGTGCTCTCGGCCTGCGGCGGCAATGTCCGGGGCAAGGCCATCGCCGTGCTGGGCCTCACCTTCAAGCCCAACACCGACGATATGCGCGACAGCCCGAGCCTCATGATCCTGCCGCGGCTCCTGGAGCAGGGGGCCAAGGTCAGGGCCTTCGACCCCGAAGGCATGAACGAGGCGCGCAAGCTGATGCCCGAGGTGGAATATTGCGGCTCCGCCGAGGAGGCCATGGCCGGCGCCGATTGCCTGCTGCTGCTGACGGAATGGAACGAGTTCCGGGCGCTCGATCCCCGCCGCATCAAGGCGATCCTGGGCAAGCCCGTCGTGGTCGATCTGAGGAACGTCTATAATCCGGCCGAAATGCGCGGCGCGGGCCTGACCTACACCAGCATCGGGCGGCCCAACGGCCATCCCACGGAACCGGCATGA
- the pgmG gene encoding phosphoglucomutase/phosphomannomutase PgmG yields MTDSHRFDPTVLREYDIRGIVGKTLSAADARAVGRAFGTTLVEAGAENVCLGQDGRLSSPELADALAEGLEACGLEVWRVGIGPTPMLYFATTVLQAGGGIMVTGSHNPADYNGFKMMKGREAFHGTQIRDLGKIAEAGAYRSRGAKGRSVERPLLDRYVERLTKDFRGDRELTVCWDAGNGSAAEAMRRLTAALPGRHILLNERIDGTFPAHHPDPTVPDNLKQLQAKVLETKADLGIAFDGDGDRIGVVDEKARILWGDQLMVLLARDVLADRPGSTIIADVKASQVLFDEIAKAGGQPLMWRTGHSLIKSKMAETGAPLAGEMSGHIFFADRYYGYDDALYAAVRLLAIMARSSESLGALRDRMPAVVNTPELRFPSSEDRKFKIVEEVKARLMQNGAKVSDIDGVRVSTADGWWLLRASNTQDVLVARCEARDEKGLDRLKTQLVEALGRSGVAAPDFSGKANAGH; encoded by the coding sequence ATGACCGATTCCCATCGCTTCGATCCGACCGTCCTGCGCGAATACGACATCCGCGGAATCGTCGGCAAGACGCTCTCCGCGGCCGATGCCCGTGCGGTCGGCCGCGCCTTCGGCACGACCCTCGTGGAGGCGGGTGCCGAGAATGTCTGCCTCGGCCAGGATGGAAGGCTGAGCTCGCCCGAGCTCGCCGATGCCCTGGCCGAAGGGCTCGAGGCTTGCGGGCTCGAGGTCTGGCGCGTCGGGATCGGGCCGACGCCGATGCTCTATTTCGCCACCACCGTGCTCCAGGCCGGGGGCGGCATCATGGTCACAGGCTCGCACAACCCGGCCGACTATAACGGCTTCAAGATGATGAAAGGCCGCGAGGCCTTCCACGGCACGCAGATCCGCGACCTGGGCAAGATCGCGGAGGCCGGCGCCTACCGCTCGCGCGGGGCCAAGGGCAGAAGCGTGGAGCGGCCGCTGCTCGACCGCTATGTCGAGCGGCTGACCAAGGATTTCCGCGGCGATCGCGAGCTCACCGTCTGCTGGGACGCCGGCAATGGCTCGGCGGCCGAGGCGATGCGCCGCCTGACGGCGGCGTTGCCGGGCCGGCATATCCTGCTCAACGAGCGGATCGACGGCACCTTCCCGGCCCATCATCCCGATCCGACGGTCCCCGACAACCTGAAGCAGCTCCAGGCCAAGGTGCTCGAGACCAAGGCCGATCTCGGCATCGCCTTCGACGGCGACGGCGACCGGATCGGCGTGGTCGACGAGAAGGCCCGCATCCTCTGGGGCGACCAGCTCATGGTGCTGCTGGCGCGCGACGTGCTGGCCGACCGGCCGGGCTCGACCATCATCGCCGACGTCAAGGCGAGCCAGGTTCTGTTCGACGAGATCGCCAAGGCGGGCGGCCAGCCGCTGATGTGGCGTACCGGCCATTCGCTGATCAAGTCGAAGATGGCGGAAACGGGCGCGCCGCTGGCGGGCGAGATGAGCGGCCATATCTTCTTCGCCGACCGCTATTACGGCTATGACGACGCGCTCTATGCGGCCGTGCGGCTGCTTGCGATCATGGCGCGAAGCAGCGAGAGCCTGGGCGCCCTGCGCGACCGCATGCCCGCCGTCGTCAACACGCCGGAGCTGCGCTTCCCGTCGAGCGAGGATCGCAAGTTCAAGATCGTCGAGGAGGTCAAGGCGCGGCTCATGCAGAACGGCGCCAAGGTGTCCGACATCGACGGCGTGCGCGTCAGCACGGCCGACGGCTGGTGGCTGCTGCGCGCCTCCAACACGCAGGACGTGCTGGTCGCGCGCTGCGAGGCCCGCGACGAGAAGGGCCTCGATCGCCTGAAGACCCAGCTGGTCGAGGCGCTCGGCCGAAGCGGTGTCGCCGCCCCCGACTTCAGCGGCAAGGCCAACGCCGGCCACTGA